The following nucleotide sequence is from Gymnodinialimonas phycosphaerae.
GCCACGCGCACCAGCGCCATGATCATGCTGATCCTCGCAGGCGCGGCTTTTCTGAAGCTGTCGATGGGCTTCACCGGCCTGCCGCGAGCGCTTGCCGACGGCATCGGCGCGCTGGACCTCACGCGGTTCCAGCTGCTGATGATGCTGTTGGTGTTTTACATCGTGCTTGGCATGTTCCTTGATGGGATTTCCTCGGTGGTGCTGACCATGGCGGTGGTCGAGCCAATGGTGGTCGAGGCCGGTATCGACCTGATCTGGTTCGGCATCTTCGTGATCGTCGTCGTCGAGATGGCGCAGATCACGCCGCCCATTGGCTTCAACCTCTTCGTGCTGCAAGGCATGACGGGACACGAGATGGGCTACATCGCCAAGGCGGCCTTGCCGATGTTCATGATCATGGTGCTGATGTGCTTCGTGCTGATCTGGTTCCCGGACCTCGCCATGTGGTTGCCTGAAACCATGCGCTCCACGCCCGGCGGATGAGCGTGCTTGCCTTCTGCGCCCGCCATGGGCGCTGGGGGTTGGTGGTCGGCCTCGTTGCGGGGCTGGCCTTGCCGGGCCTCGCTCAAGCGATGCGGCCATGGCTGCCGCATATGGTGGCCGGGCTCCTGCTCATTACCGCTTTCCGCGTCGGCTATCGCGGATCGGTCGGTCAATTGCGTGCCGCCCCGCGGGTCCTGGCCGAGGTGTTGGTGCTGCAACTGCTCCTACCACTTCTGGGCCTCGCTGTGGTCTTTGCCTTCGGCCTCTCCGCCACCACGGCCGCGCTGGCGATTGTGCTGATGCTCTCGGCGCCCTCAATCAGTGGCTCGCCCAACTTCGCGGTGCTTGTCGGCCATGACCCGGCGCCAGCGATGCAGATCATGGTCATGGGCATGGCGTTGTTTCCGCTGACGATCTTGCCCGTCCTGTTCCTGCTTGGCCCGGAGCTCGGAGACGCTAGTGGCGTCCTGGCCACAAGCCTGCGCCTGATCATCGTCATCTTCGCCGCCACCGGCCTTGGATTCGCCGCCCGTGCCCTACTCTTGCCCAAGGCCACGCCGGCGCAAATCCAGAGCCTTGATGGGGCAGGGGTCGTCGCCCTGGTGGTCATCGTGATCGGCCTGATGGCGGGTATCGGCCCAGTGTTCGCCCAATCGCCGTTTGCCTTGGCAGGCTGGATCGCCTTGGTTTTCGCGGCGAATTTCGGCCTTCAAATCCTGACCTTCACCCTTGTTCCAAGCGGCCCGCGCGCTGTGCCCTTCAGCTTGATCGCGGGCAACCGCAATGTCGCCCTCTTTTTGCTGGCGTTGCCGCCAGAGCTTACCGACCGTCTGCTGCCCTTCATCGGCTGCTACCAACTGCCGATGTACCTGACGCCCCTTGTCATGGCGCGCCTCTACCGCTTGCGACCGCACGCGGGCTGAGGCAGTAGAGGCCATGCACTTACTTGACCCGGACCACCCATTCTTCCAACCGCTCTGGCGGCGGTTGCTGTTGGTCGCCATCCCCTTTGTCTGGGCCTTTGTGGAGATGTCCTACGGCAATGACATCTGGGCCTACTTCTCGGCGGGAATTGGCGGGTTCCTGGCGTGGAATCTGATCCTGAAATGGCCCAACAAGGACTAAAGGGCGACCGGCTGGCCTGTCTGTTGGGACTGCGTTGCCGCGTCCGCAAGGATTTGCGCCTGTAGCCCATCCTCGATCGATGGTTCCGGCTTGGTGCCACTGCTGACGAAGTCGATAAACGCCTTCATTTCAGCGGCATAAGCGGCCTCGTAGCGTTCCAGAAAAAAGTTCAGCGTGGGCGCGCGACGAAAGCCCTCGGCGGTCGCCACCTCGACTGAGGTCTCCAGGATATTCTCGGCCCGCAGCATCCCCAGTGCTCCGTGTACCTCGATCCGCTGGTCGTAGCCGTAGCTGGCCCGGCGGGAGTTGGAGATCTGGCAAATGCGGCCCGACGCGGTCGTCAGGATGACGGCGGCGGTGTCCACATCGCCCGCTTCGCCGATTTCCGGGTCCACAAGGCAAGAGCCGACGGCGCTAAGCATTGTGAACTCCTCGCCCATCAGAAACCGCGCCATGTCGAAGTCATGGATCATCATGTCCCTGAACAACCCGCCCGAGGTCTTGATGTAACCGATCGGGGGCGGCGACGGATCGCGAGAGGTGATCTGGATCAGCTCTACCGCGCCGATTTCGCCAGCCCGAAGACGGGCCTGGAGCGCGGCAAAATTGGGGTCGAAACGGCGGTTGAAGGCGGTGAAGAAGGGGACGTTGGCCTTGGCCGTCACATCCATCAGAATGCGAATATTGTCCACAGACATATCCACAGGTTTTTCACAGAAGATCGCCTTGGAACTCTCTGCCGCTGCTTGGATTTGCTCGAAATGGGTCGAGGTTGGCGTACCAATGATGACGGCGTCGATATCCGTGGCAGACAGTACAGCGTCCGGTTCACGAACTTCTGCAGCTAGAGCGGTTGCCAAGGACTCCGCCGCTGCGGGCACGGCATCGGCGACCGCCACGATTTTCGCGTGCTCCAGCCCCTTGATCGTCCGTGCGTGAACCTGCCCGATGCGTCCGCATCCCAGAAGTCCAATCTTAAGCATCGCTCATTCCCTTTCCAGAGGCATTCATCCCGCGAAACACGGCACGGGCGGCGTTGAATACGGGCTCATGGGTGTCGCGCAAGATCTGCACGCGGTCGAACCGTTCCGGGTCACGATTGACCGCGTCGCGAAGCGCGGCGCCAAAGGTCATACGCAGCTCGGTGCCGATGTTGAATTTACCGATTTTGGACCCGGTCGCCAATGCCCTGCGCTGCGCAATGGGCACGCCAGAGCCGCCGTGGATCACCAGGGGCACGTCGGTTACGGCCTCGATCGCGCGAATACGGGCCTCGTCGAGACCGCCCTCGCGGTCCTGTTGTAAATGAACGTTGCCGACGCTGATCGCCATCGCATCGATGCCGGTCTCTTGGGCGAAACGGGCCGCATCATCGGGGTCCGTACCGGCGCTGTTTTCGCCGCCGGAATAGCCGACGAACCCGATTTCACCTTCCGCCGAGACGCTCGCGTCGTGGGCCAATTCCACCACCGCCCGAGTCTGAGCGATGTTCTCGGCCAGAGGCAATCTGGAGCCGTCGAACATCAGCGACGTGAAGCCCGCATCCAACGCCGCCTTGCAGTCGTCCATCGTGTAGCCGTGATCCAGATGCGCAACCACGGGGACCGAGACGCTGTCGGCCAAATGTCGGAACATCTTCCCCAAAATCGGAAGCGGCGTGTGCTCGCGGCACGACGGTCCGGCCTGCAGAATGACAGGCGCGCCTTCGGCTTCGGCGGCCATGGCAAAGGCGCGCATGTCCTCCCACCCAAGACACACGAGGCCTGGAACCGCATAGCCGCCCGTCATCGCAGGGCGTACAACATCAGCAAGCGTGGCGAGGGTCATTTGAACTTCGCCACCATATCCATGATGCCGGGGATCGTGTGAAGCTGCTCGGCATGGGTCGGCTGGAAGTATTGTTTCAAGCTGCGCTGGGACAGGCCGCCGAGGATGGTGAAATAGTACATTTCATACCCCGGCAGAACACAGCAGGGATGATAGCCCTTGTCGATCAAAACGGTAGAGCCGTTCATGATGTGGTACGCGTCGCCCGGTTCATTATCGATCCGTTGCAGCATTTGCAGGCCCGAGCCGTAGTCCGGCTTAAAGCGGAAGTTGTAACACTCATCATGGCGCGTTTCGTCGGGCAGGCGGTCGGTGTCATGCTTATGCGATGGGAAGCCAGACCATCCCCCGGTACCCACGGTGAACAGCTCACTCACCAACAAGCGCCCGACACGGTCATGATGCGCGGCACCGAGGATGTGCTTGATTTTGCGGTGCGTTTTTGTGTCGTCTGATCCGTATTGTACAAGGTCAAGATCGGCGGAGCGTACGGCGAACGGCGTCAAAGTCTCCGCGAATTGGGCCCCGGCCACGAAGACCTCCGTATCGGTGCGCGCGGTGATCCGCGCCCCTGTATCGGTGGGCACATAGACCCCCTCTGGGTCGCCGTCCCAGACATCCGCGCCCCGGTTGCCAATATCGGCGAAGGTCTCGCCTCCGACCTCTATGGTGACGGTCCCGGTGGCTGGAACAATGCAGCTTTCATAGCCTTTCAAGCGGTATTCGAATGCCTCGCCCGCTTTCAATTTCACGATATTGAAGTAGGTAAGGGGCACATGGGCATCTCCCTCATCCACGATGGGCTTGTTCTGGTTGTCGAAGGGGGGGATATGCATCGTTTCGTCCTTTCAGGCCAGATCACCGGGAGAGGTCGGCGCGGGGTGCTTCTTCATGAACGCATCAAGCTCGGCGCGTGAGGGCATGGCGGGGGCGCAACCGACGCGCGCGACGACCATGGCGGCCGCGGCAGAGCCTTGCAAAACGGCGTCCGTCACAGACAAGCCATCGGCGAGGCCCGAGACAAACCCACCCATGAAGCTGTCGCCCGCGCCGGTGGGTTTCAAAGCTTCCGTGCGATAGATGCCGGTGCGTACCTCTGCGTCGCGGATAATGGTGACGGCGCCTTCTTCGCCCATCTTGTAGACTGCTATCGTGCCGCCGTTGGCGACCAGATCACGCGCCTTTTCAAGGCCTTGGTCGTAGTCACCGGCCATGAAGCCGAACTCCACGTCGTTGCCGACGATGACGTCGCACATCGCGCCTGCGCGGGAGTACACACCTGCCGCCACCTCGGCCGAGGGCCAGGAATAGGGGCGGTAATCAACGTCGAAGATCAGCGGTAAGCCTGCCGCTTTGGCCAGTTCAAACGCCCGGAACGCCGCGCTGCGCGAGGGTTCCGCCGCGAAGACGGTGCCGGTAGTGATCAGCGCGTCGAAAGCCGCATAATCCACGGCCTCAACGTCGGCTATCGTCATTTCGAAGTCAGCGGCGCCATTGCGGTAGATGACCGATTGATGGTCCTCGATCCGGGTCTCGACCACCGCAAGCGAATTTCGCGCTTCGCCGCCCTGGGCATGCACGTGGGTCCGATCGATGCCGTAATGGTCCAGTTGATTGCAGCAAAACCGCCCAATCGCATCATCGGCCACGCGTGTCACAAGTGAGGCCCGCCCACCGAGCTTCGTGATCGCAACGCCGATATTCGCCGATGACCCGCCGAGGCAGGTGAAAAACTGCGTCGCGTCCTCGGTCCGGGTGCCGGGCGGATCGGGGTACAAATCCATGCCCGCGCGCCCGATGATCAGGAAGTTCTTACCCCTCAGCCGCATCACACGCCCTGCCTTTGCTTGACTCGGTCGGCCTCTTGTTCCGCGTGCTTTTCGCGGACATTTGCGTTGTCCGATACCTCTGCCGTCCCGACCTCCCACCAGGTGTGGCCCTCGGTCGTCCAGCCTTCGTAGGGGTCAACCTTCATCACGATGACGGAGGTCTTGTCACCCGCTTTCGCGCGCTTGAACGCCTCGGCCAATTCCGCAGGGTTGGAGGCGGTTTCCGTCGCCGCCCCCATGGCGCGGGCGTGGCCTTCGAAGTCCACGGTAAAGGGCTCGGGCACTGTCGGGCAATCGGCGATGAGGTTATTGAAACTCTCATTTCCGGTGTTGTTTTGCAGCTTGTTGATGACCGCGAAACCGCCGTTATCAAGCACAAGAACGATCAGTTTCTTCTGCGTCAACACACTTGAGTAAATATCGGAATTCATCAAGAGATAGCTACCATCACCTACAAAAACAACGGTATCTGCTGTGGGCTCATGCTCGGATTGTGCAATCCGCGCGCCCCATCCACCAGCGATCTCATAGCCCATGCAAGAGAAGCCGAACTCCACATCCACGGTGCCTACGTCCAGGGTGCGCCAGTTGGCCGTGACCTCGGCGGGCAATCCGCCGGCAGCGGTCACCACGCGGTCGCGTTTGTCGCAAAGCGCGTTCACAACACCGATAGCCTGCGCGTAGGAGTTCGGCCGGTTTCCAGCCGCCACGTTGTCGGCGACATAGCCGTCCCACTTGGCACGTTCGGCCTGCGCTTCTGTCGTCCATTCGGCGGGGGCCGCATAGCCCTCCACCGCACTGGCCAATGCAGGAAGGCTCAGCTTCGCGCAGCCCACAACGGGCATGGACAGGTGTTTGGCCGCATCGTGGCGGCCCACGTTCATCCCAATGATCTTTGCGTCCTTGGCGAAGGCGGTCCAGGAGCCGGTGGTAAAGTCCTGCAACCGGGTGCCGACCGCAAGGATCACGTCGGCCTGTTCCGCAATTGCATTGGCCGAGTTTGACCCGGTGACGCCCAGGGGCCCGATGTTCAGCGCATCTTCCGCCAGCAAGTTTGCACGTCCGGCGATGGTTTCGACGACCGGGATGTTGTGAGCTTCCGCGAAATGGGTCAGCTCGGCCACGGCACCCGCGTATTGAACGCCGCCGCCCGCGATGATCATCGGGCGCTTGGCGGTTGCCAGCATTGCGGCCGCATCGGCGATTTCTGCAGCGTCCGGCGCCTGGCGTCGGATGCGATGCACGCGACGGGCGAAGAAGACTTCGGGGTAATCATAGGCCCATCCTTGCACATCCTGCGGCAACCCAAGGAACGCCGGTCCGCAGTCGGCGGGGTCAAGCATGGTCGCCAAGGCGGCGGGCAAAGATTGAATGATTTGAGCGGGATGCGTGATCCGGTCCCAAAAGCGCGTGACCGGTTTGAAGGCGTCGTTCACACCAAGCGTCGGGTTTCCGAAATGCTCCAGCTGTTGCAGGACGGGATCAGGCAGACGGGTCAGGAAGGTGTCCCCGCACAGCATCAGCATCGGCAAGCGGTTGGCGTGGGCGAGGGCAGAGGCCGTCAGCAGATTCGCCGTGCCGGGCCCGGCGGAGGCGGTGCAGAACATGAAGCGACGCCGCAGGTGGTACTTGGCATAGGCCGCAGCGGCAAAGCCCATGCTTTGCTCATTTTGTCCGCGATAAAGCGGCAGGTCGTCCTTCACGGGGTAGAGCGCTTCGCCAAGGCACGGCACATTGCCATGCCCGAAGATCCCGAAGCCACCGCCGCAAATGCGTGTCTCGACGCCGTCGATCTCGATGAACTGGTTCATCAGATAGCGTACGATGGCTTGGGCCACGGTCAGCCGCAGGGTGGCGTTCGGTTCGGTCATGGTCATTCTCCGGTACGACGCGCTAGTGGCGTCGCTCAGATTGGATATTGCGAAGCTGTGATCCTCAGGATACGTGTTTTGCAACCGGTTGCAACACGATTGAGCGAGGGAGGGTGCGCCATGACAGAGATCGGCATTGGTCTGGTCGGCGGCGGCTATATGGGCAAGGCCCATGCGGTGGCCATGGCTTCCGTTGGCGCGGTGTTCGACACCACTCTGCGCCCGCGCTTGGAGATGATTGCCGCGTCCAGCGATGCCTCGGCGGAACGCTACCGCGCTGCGTATGGATTCGCGAGGGCAACGGGGGATTGGCACTCTTTGGTCGCGGACCCGAGGGTTGAGGCCGTGGTCATTGCCTCCCCCCAAACCACGCACCGCGCCATCGCAGAGGCCGCTTTTTCTCTTGGAAAACCAGTATTCTGCGAGAAACCTCTGGGGGCCTCGCTTGAAGACGCGCAGGCGATGGTCGCCGCGGCTGAGGCCGCTGGTTTGCCCAATATGATCGGGTTCAACTACGTCCGGACACCGGCGACCCAGTTCGTTCGGCAGCTGTTGGCCGAGGGTGCGATCGGCGACGTGACATGGTTTTGCGGTGAACATACCGAAGACTTCCTGGCTGATCCCGATGAGCCCGCCAATTGGCGGACGACGGGGCGCGCGAACGGCTGCATGGGCGACCTCGCGCCGCATATGATCAACTGTGCCCTGGCGCTGATGGGGCCTATGGCCGAAGTATCAGCCGCGATCGAGACGGTTCACAAAAGCCGGGGCGGCGTGGCCGTGGACAACGATGACCATGCTCAAATGATGGTTCGTTTTGCCAATGGCGCCATGGGGCACCTTTATTTCAGCCGCACGGCGACAGGGCGAAAAATGGGTTATGCCTATGAAATACATGGTACAAAAGGGGCAATCCGGTTTGATCAAGAGGATCAAAATGCCGTTCACCTGTACCGTGCCGAGGGGCCGGAGGCCACGCGGGGTTTCGTGAAAATCCTGATTGGGCCCGAGCATCCTGATTACTTGCCGTTCTGTCAGGGCCCGGGGCACGGCACGGGATACCAGGACCAGATCATCATAGAGGCGCGCGACTTCCTGCGGGCCATTGAAATCGGGCAACCTGTCTGGCCGACCTTCCGCGATGGGCTGGCCGTCAGCCGCGTTATCGACACCGCCTTCATGGCCGCCGAATGTGGCGGTTGGACTTCTATCCCTCTGGTTGGAAAGGGAAAATCATGACTATTCGTATCGGCAACGCGCCTTGTTCCTGGGGGGTGGAATTCGCAGACGATCCGCGAAATCCGACGTGGCAATCGGTTTTGGCCGACTGCGCGGCGGCGGGTTACAAAGGAATCGAACTGGGGCCTGTAGGCTTCATGCCAGAGGATCCAGCGGTCCTGGGCGATGCTTTGGCAGAGCATGAACTGGAGCTGATCGGGGGCGTCGTCTTTCGTGCGTTCCATGACCCCGATGCCTGGGATGACGTGATGGATGGGGCTGTGCGAACATGCAAGGCATTGACCGCCCATGGCGCGCAACATCTTGTTTTGATTGACTCAATATCTTCGCGTCGGGCGCCGACGGCGGGCCGCGCCGATGCGGCCGAGCAGATGGACACGGCGGAATGGGCTGCTTATCGTGACAGGATCGCAACCATCGCCAGGATGGGCACGGACGAATACGGGCTGCGCGTGGGTATTCACGCCCATGCGGCAGGGTTCATGGACTTTGAACCCGAGCTGGAACGACTGCTAGACGAGGTGTCTGAAGATATCCTCAAGATCTGCTTCGACACCGGCCATCACTCCTACGCGGGTTTCGATCCGGTGGCCTTCATGAAGCGCTACATCAACCGCATTTCCTATATGCATTTCAAGGATATCGACCCGACCGTCAAAGCGGATGTCATCGCCGAGGGCACCGGGTTCTATGATGCCTGCGGGCAGGGTATTTTCTGCAACCTGGGCCAGGGTGATGTGGATTTCCCCAGCGTACGGCAGATTCTGTTGGATGCGGGGTTTGAGGGTTGGTGCACGGTGGAGCAGGATTGCGATCCGCTGCTGGATGTGCGCCCCCTGGATGATGCACGGGCGAACCGTGAATATCTTGAATCTATTGGCTTTAATTGAAGGCGAGATGCGATGATGAAGCTGAAATGGGGCATGATTGGGGGCGGAGAAGGCTCTCAGATTGGGCCGGCGCACCGCCTTGGGGCGCAGGCGGACGGGAACTTTGAACTGGTCGCCGGGGCGTTGGATCACGATGCAGAGAAGGGGCGTAAATACGCGGAATCACTGGGGATATCGCCAGATCGCGCCTATGGGAACTGGCGCGACATGTTAGCCGCTGAGAGCGCACGAGAGGACCGAGTAGACTTGGTCACGGTGGCAACACCGAACGCGACTCATTTCGAGATCACCAAGGCCTTCCTTGATGCGGGCTTTCATGTGCTGTGCGAAAAGCCCATGACGATGACCGTCGAGCAAGGCGAGGAGATCGTCCAAGTCGCGGAAGAGGCCGGAAAAATCTGCGCCGTTAACTATTGCTACTCGGCCTATCCGATGGTGCGCGAGATGCGCCACATGGTGGCTCAGGGCGAGATCGGCAAAGTGCGTCTGGTAGTCACGAACTTCAGCCACGGGCACCACGGGGATGCCACGGACGCCGACAATCCGCGGGTCCGCTGGCGCTATGACCCTGAAATGGCAGGGGTTTCCGGGCAATTCGCCGATTGTGGCATCCATGCGCTTCATATGGCGAGTTTCATTGCCGGAGACGAGGTGCGGGAGCTGTCGGCCGACTTCGCCAGCGCCATCGACAGCCGCGTTCTGGAAGACGACGCCATGGTTAATTTCCGGATGGAAGGCGGCACGGTGGGGCGGCTTTGGACCTCGTCCGTTGCCATTGGTCGCCAACACGGGTTCGACATCCAAGTGTTTGGAGAGACTGGAGGATTCCGCTGGGCAAGCGAGCAGCCGAACCAAGTCTACTACACCCCCGTGGGCGGTCGCACGCAGATCATGGAGAAGGGCGAAAACGGCCTTTCCGATGAGGCCACACGCCTGAGCCGCGTGGCGATTGCGCATCCAGAAGGATTCCCGCTGGCGGTCGCGAATATCTATGTCGATCTGGCGGCGGCGATCCGGGGCGGATCGTCGGGCAATTTGCCGAACGCTGTGGATGGAGTTCGGTCTATGGCGGCGGTTTATGCTGCCGTGGCCTCGGCTAAAGAGCGTGGAAAATGGGTCGACGCCCGTCCACCGATGTTCCGGTAGGCGCTGTAATGCGCCTTTAGTGAACCCGTAGTCATGTCAAAAGTACACGACTTGCGCACAAATCCTGCACGGCGGTGTCGGCTCGGTGCGTGTCCGCAGAGAGGCAAATCCGACCTACTGTATGGGACGCAACGTGCCGCGTTCCACAACCCGGCAAGGGAAGAGCCGCGTCTCGGGGTGGCGAGCGGGGTCTTCGACCGTCGCGACGACAAGGTCGATGGAGGCGCCGATGATCTCGGCAATCGGTTGGCGGATCGTCGT
It contains:
- the iolG gene encoding inositol 2-dehydrogenase, coding for MLKIGLLGCGRIGQVHARTIKGLEHAKIVAVADAVPAAAESLATALAAEVREPDAVLSATDIDAVIIGTPTSTHFEQIQAAAESSKAIFCEKPVDMSVDNIRILMDVTAKANVPFFTAFNRRFDPNFAALQARLRAGEIGAVELIQITSRDPSPPPIGYIKTSGGLFRDMMIHDFDMARFLMGEEFTMLSAVGSCLVDPEIGEAGDVDTAAVILTTASGRICQISNSRRASYGYDQRIEVHGALGMLRAENILETSVEVATAEGFRRAPTLNFFLERYEAAYAAEMKAFIDFVSSGTKPEPSIEDGLQAQILADAATQSQQTGQPVAL
- a CDS encoding class II fructose-bisphosphate aldolase, which encodes MTLATLADVVRPAMTGGYAVPGLVCLGWEDMRAFAMAAEAEGAPVILQAGPSCREHTPLPILGKMFRHLADSVSVPVVAHLDHGYTMDDCKAALDAGFTSLMFDGSRLPLAENIAQTRAVVELAHDASVSAEGEIGFVGYSGGENSAGTDPDDAARFAQETGIDAMAISVGNVHLQQDREGGLDEARIRAIEAVTDVPLVIHGGSGVPIAQRRALATGSKIGKFNIGTELRMTFGAALRDAVNRDPERFDRVQILRDTHEPVFNAARAVFRGMNASGKGMSDA
- a CDS encoding 5-deoxy-glucuronate isomerase; this translates as MHIPPFDNQNKPIVDEGDAHVPLTYFNIVKLKAGEAFEYRLKGYESCIVPATGTVTIEVGGETFADIGNRGADVWDGDPEGVYVPTDTGARITARTDTEVFVAGAQFAETLTPFAVRSADLDLVQYGSDDTKTHRKIKHILGAAHHDRVGRLLVSELFTVGTGGWSGFPSHKHDTDRLPDETRHDECYNFRFKPDYGSGLQMLQRIDNEPGDAYHIMNGSTVLIDKGYHPCCVLPGYEMYYFTILGGLSQRSLKQYFQPTHAEQLHTIPGIMDMVAKFK
- the iolC gene encoding 5-dehydro-2-deoxygluconokinase, which encodes MRLRGKNFLIIGRAGMDLYPDPPGTRTEDATQFFTCLGGSSANIGVAITKLGGRASLVTRVADDAIGRFCCNQLDHYGIDRTHVHAQGGEARNSLAVVETRIEDHQSVIYRNGAADFEMTIADVEAVDYAAFDALITTGTVFAAEPSRSAAFRAFELAKAAGLPLIFDVDYRPYSWPSAEVAAGVYSRAGAMCDVIVGNDVEFGFMAGDYDQGLEKARDLVANGGTIAVYKMGEEGAVTIIRDAEVRTGIYRTEALKPTGAGDSFMGGFVSGLADGLSVTDAVLQGSAAAAMVVARVGCAPAMPSRAELDAFMKKHPAPTSPGDLA
- the iolD gene encoding 3D-(3,5/4)-trihydroxycyclohexane-1,2-dione acylhydrolase (decyclizing), whose protein sequence is MTEPNATLRLTVAQAIVRYLMNQFIEIDGVETRICGGGFGIFGHGNVPCLGEALYPVKDDLPLYRGQNEQSMGFAAAAYAKYHLRRRFMFCTASAGPGTANLLTASALAHANRLPMLMLCGDTFLTRLPDPVLQQLEHFGNPTLGVNDAFKPVTRFWDRITHPAQIIQSLPAALATMLDPADCGPAFLGLPQDVQGWAYDYPEVFFARRVHRIRRQAPDAAEIADAAAMLATAKRPMIIAGGGVQYAGAVAELTHFAEAHNIPVVETIAGRANLLAEDALNIGPLGVTGSNSANAIAEQADVILAVGTRLQDFTTGSWTAFAKDAKIIGMNVGRHDAAKHLSMPVVGCAKLSLPALASAVEGYAAPAEWTTEAQAERAKWDGYVADNVAAGNRPNSYAQAIGVVNALCDKRDRVVTAAGGLPAEVTANWRTLDVGTVDVEFGFSCMGYEIAGGWGARIAQSEHEPTADTVVFVGDGSYLLMNSDIYSSVLTQKKLIVLVLDNGGFAVINKLQNNTGNESFNNLIADCPTVPEPFTVDFEGHARAMGAATETASNPAELAEAFKRAKAGDKTSVIVMKVDPYEGWTTEGHTWWEVGTAEVSDNANVREKHAEQEADRVKQRQGV
- a CDS encoding Gfo/Idh/MocA family protein; translated protein: MTEIGIGLVGGGYMGKAHAVAMASVGAVFDTTLRPRLEMIAASSDASAERYRAAYGFARATGDWHSLVADPRVEAVVIASPQTTHRAIAEAAFSLGKPVFCEKPLGASLEDAQAMVAAAEAAGLPNMIGFNYVRTPATQFVRQLLAEGAIGDVTWFCGEHTEDFLADPDEPANWRTTGRANGCMGDLAPHMINCALALMGPMAEVSAAIETVHKSRGGVAVDNDDHAQMMVRFANGAMGHLYFSRTATGRKMGYAYEIHGTKGAIRFDQEDQNAVHLYRAEGPEATRGFVKILIGPEHPDYLPFCQGPGHGTGYQDQIIIEARDFLRAIEIGQPVWPTFRDGLAVSRVIDTAFMAAECGGWTSIPLVGKGKS
- a CDS encoding sugar phosphate isomerase/epimerase, translated to MTIRIGNAPCSWGVEFADDPRNPTWQSVLADCAAAGYKGIELGPVGFMPEDPAVLGDALAEHELELIGGVVFRAFHDPDAWDDVMDGAVRTCKALTAHGAQHLVLIDSISSRRAPTAGRADAAEQMDTAEWAAYRDRIATIARMGTDEYGLRVGIHAHAAGFMDFEPELERLLDEVSEDILKICFDTGHHSYAGFDPVAFMKRYINRISYMHFKDIDPTVKADVIAEGTGFYDACGQGIFCNLGQGDVDFPSVRQILLDAGFEGWCTVEQDCDPLLDVRPLDDARANREYLESIGFN
- a CDS encoding Gfo/Idh/MocA family protein, with protein sequence MMKLKWGMIGGGEGSQIGPAHRLGAQADGNFELVAGALDHDAEKGRKYAESLGISPDRAYGNWRDMLAAESAREDRVDLVTVATPNATHFEITKAFLDAGFHVLCEKPMTMTVEQGEEIVQVAEEAGKICAVNYCYSAYPMVREMRHMVAQGEIGKVRLVVTNFSHGHHGDATDADNPRVRWRYDPEMAGVSGQFADCGIHALHMASFIAGDEVRELSADFASAIDSRVLEDDAMVNFRMEGGTVGRLWTSSVAIGRQHGFDIQVFGETGGFRWASEQPNQVYYTPVGGRTQIMEKGENGLSDEATRLSRVAIAHPEGFPLAVANIYVDLAAAIRGGSSGNLPNAVDGVRSMAAVYAAVASAKERGKWVDARPPMFR